The Thermodesulfatator atlanticus DSM 21156 sequence GGAAAAGCTTATACCCTTTGCCGCTGAGGTTGGTTGTGACGTGGTGGCTCTTTTGTGGGGTCCTGAAGGGATGCCGCGTGATGCCAACGAAAGGGCGGCTATGGCTGTTGATTTGATTATGGCGCTTAACGAAGCCGGTATCCCCAACGAAAAGATCTGGGTTGATCCCATCGGCACTCCTATCACCCTTGGTGCAGACCAGATTCTTGAAGGGCTTAATTTCCTGGCCATGCTTTCTGACATTGCCCCAGGGTGTAAGAGCACCATTGGTCTTTCCAACGTTTCTAACGGGGTTCCCAAGCACCTGCGGCCTTATCTTGACCGGGTTTATCTGATGATGCTCATGAAATACAACATCTATTCCGCAATCCTTAACATATACGACCAGGAGCTTGTTGAAATTGCCAAAGGAAAACACCCAGAGTGGGTAAAACTGGTGCACGATATGATGGACGGCGACGAACCTGATCCTGCAACCCTTTCACCCAAAGAACTCGAGATTTATAAGACCGCACGGGTCTTGCTCGGAAAGACTATCTTCTCTGAGTCCTGGCTAGAACTTTAAAATCCTGCCTTGTAGGCAAAAGGGCAGGGGGAGGCCAAATGAAGATATGGGTTAATGACGAGGCGATAAATATTCCTCAAGAGGCGGAAAATTTACTTGAGGTTTTGAGGGCTTCAGGAATTGAGATTCCGAGCCTTTGCTATGTTAAAGGGCTTTCTGAACCCCCGGTGCCCTGTGGTATGTGTGTGGTAGAAATCGAAGGAAGGGGTATTGTACGGGCCTGTGCCACCAAGCCAGAAGAGGGCCTGCGGATTAAAACCGACACCGAAACGATAAAAAACATTCGTCGCCAGAAACTCGAGGCCCTGGTTGCCAACCACTATGGGGATTGTAAGGCCCCGTGTCATGGGCCCTGTCCAGGGGGGATAAATATTCAGGGCTATATCGCCTTTATTGCCAGAGGTGAATACGCTTCTGCCCTGAGTCTTATCAAAGAAAAACTTCCTCTCCCTGCCCTGGTTGGTCGGGTGTGTCCTCGTTTTTGTGAGCCCCGCTGTCGTAGGGCCTTGGTTGATGTACCTGTAGGTATAAATAACCTTAAGCGTTTCGTAGCTGATTGGGGTTTAAAGAATAAAACCGTAAAGCCTGAAATTTCACCTTCCACAGGCAAAAAAGTTGCTATTGTTGGGGCTGGACCAGCGGGTTTGACGTGCGCTTATTTTTTGCGCTTAAAAGGCCACGATGTCACCATCTTTGAAGCGCGGGATGAACCAGGTGGTATGCCGCGCTGGGCGTACCCAGATTATAAGATTCCAAAAGACATCTTGCGCCTTGAGATAGATCAAATCCTTGAGTTAGGCGTTGAGCTGCGCACTGGAAAACGCTGGGGTTATGACTTTGCGATTGAGGACCTTTTTAACGAAGGCTTCAGCGCGGTTTTCCTGGCCATAGGTTCTTACAAGTGCCGTAGCACTAACTTCCCGGGTGAAGAACATACCGTCACCGGGTTGTCAGTTCTTTACCAATTAAACAGTGGCGATATTCCTAAGGTTGGGAAAAAAGTGCTGGTGCTTGGGGGAGGTTATACCGCAATTGATGTTGCCCGCAGCCTTTTGCGTTTGGGGGCAGATGTAACGCTGGTTTATCCGCGTTCGCGCATGGAAATGCCGGCTCCCCAAAGAGAAGTGCTTGAGGCTGAAAAAGAAGGGGTACATTTGTTTCTCATGGCGCAACCCCTTCGTATTGCAAAAGAAGGCGAAAAATACAGAGTCCTGATCGCTAGAACGCGCCTTTCTTCACCTGAAAAGTCAAAAGCAAGAAAAGTCGAACCAGTGCCCGGTACAGAAAAAGAATTCGAGTACGATTTTGTGGTACGGGCCTGGGGTGAGGAACCAGACATTGAATTCAAAAAATACGGAAAAATAGAAGCAAAGCTAGCGGTAAATCCCAAGGGTATTATCAAAGTTGCCACAGGCACCCAGGCAACCAATATCCCCGGGATTTGGGCTGGTGGTGATTTTGTCTCTGGGCCCAAGACCGTTATCCAGGCGGTGGCTTCTGGCAGACGCGCTGCTGAAAACATCGATAAGTATCTCCGTGAAGAAAAACAACCCACTAAAAAAAGTGCGGTCACGGTCAAGTTTGATTTTAACCGGGGAAGGCGCTTTGAAGATATGGACCTTGACTTTTACGCAGACTTTCCCGTGATTCCTCGGGAGCGTCCCGGGGAAGTTTCTTTAAGTGAACGTAAGAACTCATTTAAGGAAATCTATGAAACACTCAGCGAAGAAGCTGCACGTAAAGAAGCAGAAAGATGTCTTAAGTGTGGGTGTCTGGGTTATCACAAATGTAGTTTTAGGGATCTTCTCATAGCAGAGAATGTTCCGGCAACCAAGGGGCGCAAACGCGCCAAATATAAACTTGAAACTGACCACTTTTTCATCGAAGTTGACTCCAATAAGTGCGTGGGATGTTATCGTTGTGTGCGGGTATGCCAGTATGGGGGGATAGAACTTACGATTTTTGCGCAAGACACCCCTGAAGAAGAAATCCATTTTTCCTTTACCGAAGATTGCGTTTCCTGTGGTGCTTGTGTTGATGCGTGCCCAACGGGTGCCCTTACCAGAAAAGACTCTTCGGTGCCTTTTGTCAGAGAAGAAGCCAAAGTGATAAGGACGGTGTGTCCGTATTGTGGCACGGGTTGCAATGTTTTGGCAAGTGTTAAGAACGAAAGCATCCTTGAGATGCGAGCGGCTTCCGGCCCGCCAAATTATGGAGATCTATGTGTAAAGGGTCGCTTTGGCTATCAATTTTATAGGAGTCCTGAGCGCTTAAAAAAACCACTTTTACGAGAGAGTCGGGATGAGGATTTTCGCGAAGTATCCTGGGAGGAAGCCCTTGACTTTGTCGCAGAAAGACTTCGCAAGATAAAAGATGAATTTGGTCCCGATGCGATAGGGGTATTATGTTCGGCACGTACCACCAATGAAGATACTTATGTAGCGCAAAAATTTGCCAGGGCGGTTATCGGCACCCATAATGTTGACAATCCTGCCAGAGTCTGACACGCACCTTCGGTCGCTGGGCTTGCGGCCACTTTTGGTTCTGGTGCAGCTACAGGTCCTTTTGATGAATTAGAACGCACTGATCTCTTAATCCTCTGGGGAGCAAACACCACTGAGGCCCATCCTGTAATAGGGGGGCGAATTTTAAAGGCCCTTGCGCGGGGTATGAAACTAATAGTAGTGGATCCCCGAAAGACAGAGCTTGCGGAAAAGGCCCTGCTTTGGCTTCCTATTCGTCCAGGAACAAACGTTCCCCTGGCCAATGGCATTGCCCACGTGATTCTCAAAGAGAATCTTTGTAACCAGGAATTTATTGAAAAACGTACTGAAAATTTTGAAGCATACGCTAATTACATACTTTCTGAATGGCCCCTTGAAAGGGTAGAAAGACTAACCGGTGTTCGTCGTGAGTACATAGTACAGCTAGCCCGTCTTTATGCGCGTAGTGAAAAAGCCCTTATTTTTTGGGGGCTTGGAGTAACAGAGCACCGTAGCGGCAGCCAGGGAGCAATGGCCCTTGCTAACCTGGCTCTGCTTTGCGGGCATGTGGGACGCCCGGGCACAGGGGCCATGCCCCTGAGGGGACAAAACAATGTTCAAGGGGCCTGTGACATGGGGGCCTTGCCCTATGTCCTTCCAGCCTACCAAAAGATGGCAGACCCCCTGGTAAAGAAGAAGTTTCTCGATATATGGGGAGTGCCTTTACCTGAGAATCCCGGGCTTACGGAAACCATGATGTATAGGGCTGCTCTGGATGGCTCTGTTAAAGCGCTTTATGTCATAGGATATGATGTGGCAGCTACCCACGGAAACTTAAAAAGAGTACATAATGCTTTGTCTTCTTTGGATCTTTTGGTGGTTCAAGATATATTTTGGCCTGTAACCGCAAATTTCGCCCACGTGGTGTTTCCGGCAGCCTGTCTTTTTGAAAAAGACGGTACCACAGACAATGGTGAACGCCGGGTACAGCGTATTCGAAAACTAATCGACCCGCCTGGAGAGGCCTGGCCTGACTGGAAAATCGTAGCAGAAGTCTCAAAACGCCTTGGTTATCATATGGACTACCGTTGTGCTGAAGACATTTTTAATGAAATGCGCAGGATTATGCCTTCTTTTGCAGGAATTACTTATGAAAGACTTGAAAAGGAAACCCTTTGTTGGCCGGTCCCAGACCTTGATCACCCGGGCACAGAGCTTATGTTCCAGGAGAAATTTTCAAGGGATTCTGGCAAGGGCTTTTTTGCTATTCCCAAGTACTATAGCTCTCTTGATAAAATCGAGTCTTCGTATCCCTTAATCCTTATTACCGGGCGAAGACTTATGCACTACAATTGTGGCTCTATGACAAGAAGAGTGGAAGCCCTTTATGAGGCCCTTCCTGAAGAGTTGGTAGAGATTAATCCCAAAGATGCAAGAAAATTAAAAGTTAGGGAACGAGATCCCATAAAAATAATTACCCCCAGGGGAGAGATCGTCGCACGGGCTCACATTACTACCAGAGTACGACCGGGAATTATTTTTATGGATTTTCATTTTGAAGATCCTCTCACTAATTTGATTACCAGTGCAGGAATTGATACCGAGGTCCACACCCCAGAATACAAAGTAGCCTGTGCCAGGATTGAAAAGCTGTAAGAAAGGGCGGAAAACCGCCCTTTCTTCTTAATCCATAGGATGCATGGGCTTTCCGCAACAGACAGGAGCTTCTCCGCGAGGGAATTCTTCCATACGATTGCATTCCATGCACACGTAGCGAATCTTTTCTTGGGGTGTGCTTGCTTGGCCCTTGGGAATTTTTATCCCTTCCACCTGGAACATGGCTTCCTTGCTTGAACCCGGCATATAAACCCCAATTGGAGTGAGTTTCAGGCTTTCGCCTTCACAAGAGACGATATATTGCCAGAGTTTGTTTAGTTCTTGTTCTTCCTGTTCGTTTTCAGGAATAAACTTGACTATTTGCTTGTCTATTTCAATTCTCATAAAAGCCCCCCTATTTGCTTTATTCTTCGACTTCTTGCATAGGACGGAAAGCCTTTTTACTTGCCCCGCAAACCGGGCAACGCCAATCCTCTGGGAGTTCTTCAAAAGGAGTGCCTGGAGGGATTTTTCCCTTGCGGTCTCCCTTAGAGGGAATGTACATATAGCCACAATTGCTGGTGGAACAAATATACGCTCCTTCATACATATTAGCAGCCATTTAAGACCTCCTTATAGTTATTTTAAATAATTCTAAGATACTAGAGTTTTCAAGTCAATAAATTATTTAACAAAAATATATGAAATGAGACCTTTGTAGAGAACAGGATCTGTTCCCATTTTTCAAAACAAAAAATCCTTGCGGTCGTGCTTTCAACACTGTTCTCGGTAATTCTGCAAAGGTCACTATAAAAGTATTTATCACACGAGTGACTCTTTCCTCTGCTAAGGGTGGTAAGGCCCGAAGCATCTACAGGTCGATTCATGGATCCTTCGCCTTCGGTTAAAGGCTAAGAGTATAAGACTGAGAGTGATACTGAATAGAAGGCTCTTTTGCGGGGTGCCAATAGCTTTCTAAGGACATAGTTCTATTTCTTCTTGACCACCAGTTTAAAGCGCTTGCCAAGTTTAGAGACGTCTAGCCCAGGCTTGGTTTCTTTTGTTGAAGAAGTCTTCCCTGAAGACTTGCTCCCTTTAGCATCTGGTTTATGGAAGACAACCCAGCCAAAGGGCTTGAGGCCTGAGGGGTTGTGGACCTTGGAAAATTCTCCCGCCAGCCAGAGGGTGGTGGCATGATCTTGATAGGTGTTCTTCCCCTTCCCGCGGATCAGGATGTGACGGAAGCCCTCGATGGTAACGCATTCTGCCCCGCTATGACGCCCGACCCGGAGAGGAGTCCCCTCTTCGGGAAAGAGGGGAACGCTTGCTCCCATTTGGGAGAGGTCTTCAAACTCCCGGTCCCTTTCTCCTCCGTAAAAGGCAGTTGCTGCCTGGATTAGCTCTTCAAAGCTTACGGGAGCACTGATAAGACAAGTTTTTCTAGAATCTTTTGTTTTTATTCTGGGAGGAGGATCATGGATAGTTATTTCTCCTTCAAAAATCGCCCCGGGCTCGATGACTTCAAGAATTTGATAAGGCCCGCGGGCACTAGTGCCGTCTTTTTTGCGGTTTACCGCATAGACGATTCTGGTCTTTACCGGGCCTTTGGGGCGAAAGTCAGAGACCTTTATCAAGCGGAAGGGATCATTTTTGAAGTTTTCGTAATTTAGAATTTCTTGTTCTAATTTTTTAGCTTCACATTTTATTCTTCCTCGGCGATTTTGACGGCAGTAATCCTGGTATGACTTTCCCTGGACTTTGTGGCGCCTTTTGTTGAGCACCGCAGTGCGCAAAGCGCCTTTTACCGAAGAGCCCGGAATGATGGGCTGGTTATCATTGGGAGAAAAAGCCGTGCGATAGATAGTGAATTTATTAAATTCCTTTTCTAATTGTTTACCAGTGAGTGACTGCATCCGCCGGTAATGTTCTAAAAACCCCTCACAAAGCTCTATGCGCCTTACAATAAAATCCCTAAGTCCCTGGTTGAGAAAGTTGAGACAGGTTTGGTCAACAAAAGCGTAAAGATTTAGCAAACTTTGTAATGTTCCGGCAAAGCATATTTTCTTAAATTTTTGCAGCTCTGAAGCAGAAAAGTGCGCGCAAAATTTTTCAAAGTCGATGATACAAAGCTCTCTCCTGGAAGGGTCTATGAAAAACTCCGTGGGCTCATAGACTTCACCGGTCCCGATATGGAGAGGAGAAACTACCTGTGCCTCTATTTTAAAGGTCTGCATCAAAGGCCCTCCAGCGGTAAAACGATACTAAAGCCCTGGCCTAAGGTATTGCTTTCGGCCTTAGAAAGCCCGGTTAAGGCCCGGCCAAGGTATGGCCCTTTTGGTTCTTTGCATTGAACCACAGCGCCTTCATCAGCCATAAGTATTGGATTTTTAAAAGGGTTTTTGCTCAACACGAGATAGCTTCCGTGGCGGCCAAAACGGACAAAAGGCTGATACCACAGGCGTTCGTATTCATTTTCCCGGGGAACATATGGAGAAAGGGTATAGAGCATATTTTGGGGCTCAGGAAGGGGGTGTTCCTTTATACTTATTAGGCGGAAGCGGCCCAGCCCACTTGAGGCGTCTCTTCCAAAACCAGTAAGACCTATGCGTAAAAAGGCCTTTTTAATTTGTTTAACATCAAGAACTTCTTCCCTGTAAAGCACAAACACGCTGAGTTTCATCTCGGGCAGAAACCATGAGTTTTCAAGTTGGTAAGGGGCAAATCCTTCGCCGGTGCTAAAGGTCTTACGATTGATAGCGTTATGTGGTTGGGCAAGTTTTTTTACAAAACTTTTTACTTCCTGCGCGGCAAAATAGTCCCCGATTTCCTGTCTTAAAAGGTCTGTTGCCTCGGTATCGTTTAAAAACTCTGTATTTTCGAGGTTTATTTTGAGCTCTTTTACCAGCATCCACTTCTTTTTCTTTTGGTCTTTGCGTTTGCTTAAGGTTTCAAAGCAGTCCTGGCCTTTTTCTGTGTGAAAATACTTAAGAGGAAGAGAAGGTCTCGGCATAAGCCAGCCTTCTTTTAGCCGGGGGAAGGCCGAGGAAAACACCACAATGGGCTCGTGGCCGTAGGTGTCTTTCAGATGAGAAAGATTGCCGCTGATTAATTCTGGGTCGTAGATTAGCTGCCAGAAAAAGTGCCCGAAGATAGTGTCTCCCTTCAGGGGAGTGCCAAAGGCGGAAAGTGGTTCAATGATTATTTCGAGAAATTTCATAGGCTATTTCCACTTCTTCGAGTTAAAAAGTCTTTAATAACGCTGTTTTTTGTCATCCTGAGCCGCTCTTTTTGTCATCCTGAGCGAAGCGAAGGATCCGCCAATCAACCTGTGGATTCTTCGGGTGCTAACGCGCCCTCAGAATGACAGAGGTAATTTGTCATCCTGAGCGAAGCGTCAGTTTCCTGTCATCCTGAGCGAAGCGTCAGCGGAGCGAAGGATCCACAGATCACCGCCACAGAATTCCCGTTAACTTCCTCTTGAGATTGCTTGGGTCGCTTAAGCTCTTTCACCATGATAATGGTTTAAGGTCATGGGACCTTTGCAAAATTGCCGAGATCAGTATGCAAGCACAACCGCAAGGGATCCGTTCCCATTTTTCGGAACGAAAAATGGGAACGGATCCAAAACGAGCCTTAAAAAGATATTTTGCAAAGGTCTCGTCATATATTTTTGAACCTCTAATTAAAAGCTTTTATCTTCTTAAATTTCTCCTTAAGCTCGTTGTCATCAAACTCAAACTTGATGCGGCCGTAGCCACGGCTGCCAGAGCCGCCAAGGGCGTCGTACTCAAGGAGCTTAAGGCCCTCCAATAGAAGCTCCTCAAGTCCTTCATCACCTTCAAACTCCTTCAGGGTAATGCTGAAGCAAAACTCCACTCCTGCAGGCACCCTTTCGGTAAAGCGGGGGTTTTCCGCTGTTCCCGTGATGCGATTAATAGAATTTTCCGCCTTGACCTCGGTAAGAACAATTTCGCCTTTTTGGGCTTTTTCTCGGCATTTTTCAGTTAAAAAACAGTCGCTAAAAGAGACTCGCGTGGGGCCCAAATTTAAATCTTCTTTAGTTTTAGTGTCTGCACTTGCACCAAAAAGTTTAATTATTTTTTCTGCACTTTGTTTCTCCTCTGGAGATAAGTGTTCTTTCATTAAAATTTTTGCTGATAGAGGTTTACGAGGATCTTCATTTTTTGAAATAAGTCCGCTTTTAAGCTCAAGAAGAGAACGTACTTTGCCTTTAAGGGAAGAGCCAGGGATGTATGGCTCGTGGGTAAAGGGGTGTTTTACCACGGGATTATCTGTGCCACCGATGTGCATTTCGATGTCTCCTGCGCCGATATGAAGACCTGTTTCAAGGATGATTTTTCCCGTTATTTCTTTGATGGCTACGAGTTTCATGTTGGGCCTCCTAGATTAATTACGTGGACGGCATTCTTTGTAGTAGGCCATAAAGGCCTCAAGAAAATCGGTAATTACCTGCAAATCTTTCTGGTTATTAACGGCCTTAATCAACTCATCCATCATGGAAACAAAAGAATCTGTTATTAAATCTCGTCCTTTAGAATAATGAACTAATGCTAATTGCTTGTGCAATTGAGCTAATATTACATTCCATTTGGCTTCATCGAGTTGACTTTTAGCTCGTTGGTTGAGATTAAAAATGACATCATAATATTTTCGTAATTGTGTAGATTTATTTTTACGTCCTCGAGGCCCACCACCTTCTTCGCTTATATGGTGCGCCAGTTTTTGGGCAAGCGCTGAAAAGGCAAGGGGATTAACCTCACCCTTGGCTTTGTCTTTCCAGATTTGTTCCACTAAAGCCATGGTTCCCTCCTAGAGGCGTTGTTTACGCGTCTCATAAAGAAGCGGCCAGAGGGCCAGCACAAAGCTTCCGCGATACTGAGCAAGCCAGGTGTAAAGCCTCCCTACCACCTGTTGATAAGTTGCTTGCCAATTATTTTTCACCTGGCGCTCTACCATGCGCACGAGAAAGTAGCGCAAAAAAGCCGGCCACTTTACACACTTAAGCCTGTGCCAGGGTATAGAAGATGACGAGAGAAAAAGGGCTTCTTCTTGTGCCAGGGCAGCCAGTTCGTTTAAGCGATAAAGCCCGCGACGGGTGAAAATATTTTGGCTATACCAGTTTGCAAGGGTTTGCTCTATTCCAAAAAGGTTTTCGAAATCCTGCCACTTAACAGCCATGCCAAACATGGAAATGGCCTTTTTCCCCTTACACCCCTTGGCAAGGTTCAGGGCCTCTTCTGCCTCTTCGGCCATAAGATCAACAGGCACGTGAGGCTTGTGAAGTGTTATGCCCGCGGAAAAGTGAAGTTTCGGGTTTTCGCACACGTAAGCAGCAAACTTTTCCCGCAAAAAAAGGGCCAGCTCGCGCACCCTGTTCCACGGGCCGATGAGGAAGAGATCGTCACCGCCGGCAAAGACCGTATAAACGTCTTGAAAACGGCCGTTTTCTTCGTGTTCCAGGGCATAAGGGAGGTAAATCGTAAAAAAGTTGTTTAGCTGGCGACTCATGGTGGAAAGCCGCGAGATGGTAAAAAGCCCTTCTGGAAGCCCGCAGCCAAAAATGGCCCCAAGGTTATCCACGTCAGCCTTAAGCACCCCCAGGGCCGGCAGGCCGTAGAACTTGCGTTTTTCTGGATTTTCTTCCGCAGGCTTTTGTTCCAGGGCAAGCTGCGCCAGATGATAAAAAGTCTTCGGAGCTCCTACCTCTATTTGGTCAATGAGAGAAAGAACTTTTTCTTCTTTTTTCTGGCCTACGAGATAGCGGTCATCCTGTTGGTCCTCTTTTTTAAAGACCGGCACGTAGCCGTTAATAGGCAAAAAGGTAGCCCCAACAGGGGCCTTGCCTTCTTTTACGTTTAAGTCGTAAAGACGAATAAGTTTTTTGTTGTCAGCAAGCTCTTTCGCACAACTATTTAGGAATTTTAGTTGATAAAGGCCGAAAAGTGGCTCTTTAAGATCACCGGCATCGTCTTTGATAACAGCCAGGCGCTCGCCTTTAACAAGCTTTGTGCCCAAAAAGGCCTGGTCCCTACAGAGCTTACAAGCGCAAGCCTTTTCTTCTTGTCCCCTACGTTTGATGTAGTCGTCGTTCAAGACTTCCTTGGCCGAAGGCCGCGTGTCACAGAGCGGACAAATTGCTTGGGGAAGCTCGTTGTCAAAGCTATCAAGGTAGTCTTCAAATACGCCACCATAGTGCGCAAGCTCAAACCTGTTGAACTTGGCCTCTTCAAGGTTATCAAGGTGCCTTTGCCAGAGTTTTACGAAACTTCCCCCGGTAAACTCAGAAGGGCTGGCCTCTGTGACGGCAAACCCAATGGCACATTCCCCAAAAAAGTTTTCGTAAAGCCAGCGATTTATTTCCTCGCGCACCTCGCCTATGGCCTTTTTGGCATTTTCCGTGTTGGGGGCAAGGAGATGAAACTTACCCGCAGCGGAGAAAAATACCGAAAGGAAGCTCAGGCCTATTTTTTCACAGAGCATTTCCGCAGCAAGCTCCATCAAGAGAGACACCAGAAAAGAACGCCCCCTCAAGAGCTTGGCCCGGTGGTGACGCTCCTCTCCGCCGCCGCGGAAGATGAAATGCTGAATGCCGTAAAAATCCCCTGAGACCAGGAAAAATTTTTTCGGGTTGTCATCACTTATGGCCTTCTCGTTAAGGCTTTCATTTTCGCGATGGTAGAGGTAAAGGGCCCCGGCTAAGGCCGCGGTGGTGCGCAGGTGGTCATAAAGAGAGACGTCATGGACGACCTTACCCACCCGCGCTGCCGGAATGTGGCTGGCATAAATACGCAGTAAAGAGTCAAAATGTTGCGCCCACAATTCCACGTGCTTCCTATGGCAAAGGGAAGTCAGGTCTTTTTCAAAATTTTCGAAAAGCCTGCGATATTCCTCTTTGGCTTCTTGCTTTTTTGGGTCTTTTGATTTTACCGGAAAGATGTTTTTCGCGGAGACGGGCGCAAGGGGATAGCGATACTCAAAATCTTCAGGCTTGTCGAATTTTTTGTCTTGTCGAAGAAGCCGCTCAAAAATAGGCAAAAGCCTGGTCTGCCGGTACTCACGAATACCAATCTCTTCGCCTTTTTGAAATTCGGCCCGGTCAAAACCGCTGCTAAGCCTGTCGGCCTGAGTGATGATGAACTGAAGAGCAGTTTCTGGCTTATGGTGCTTGGCCGCAAGGTTAATAAAGGAATCAACGCGTTCTCCTTCTCCCCAATCACGCGCGTTCAGTTCTTCCGGCAGGATGGACTTATATTTTTCAATAAAGGCAGCGGTATAAAGGGCGTGGGCATGAGTATGGTGACCATCTCTAAAAGGTTGGTAAAGATCAGCGTTGTTTTCTTGGTAGCCGGCAGGAAGAGCTAAAGCCTCTTGTGCAAACTTACCAATATCGTGAAAGAGGGCGGCCAGCGATATCTTTAAAACAGTATCTTTCATGCGCTTTTAACCCCATTATCCCCGCCCCCTTAAATTAAGAAGCCTGTGTATCATTTTTAGTTATCCCTGTCAAACATTTTTTGTTATTAATTGGGAGCCTTTTTACCTAACAA is a genomic window containing:
- the cas10 gene encoding type III-A CRISPR-associated protein Cas10/Csm1; protein product: MKDTVLKISLAALFHDIGKFAQEALALPAGYQENNADLYQPFRDGHHTHAHALYTAAFIEKYKSILPEELNARDWGEGERVDSFINLAAKHHKPETALQFIITQADRLSSGFDRAEFQKGEEIGIREYRQTRLLPIFERLLRQDKKFDKPEDFEYRYPLAPVSAKNIFPVKSKDPKKQEAKEEYRRLFENFEKDLTSLCHRKHVELWAQHFDSLLRIYASHIPAARVGKVVHDVSLYDHLRTTAALAGALYLYHRENESLNEKAISDDNPKKFFLVSGDFYGIQHFIFRGGGEERHHRAKLLRGRSFLVSLLMELAAEMLCEKIGLSFLSVFFSAAGKFHLLAPNTENAKKAIGEVREEINRWLYENFFGECAIGFAVTEASPSEFTGGSFVKLWQRHLDNLEEAKFNRFELAHYGGVFEDYLDSFDNELPQAICPLCDTRPSAKEVLNDDYIKRRGQEEKACACKLCRDQAFLGTKLVKGERLAVIKDDAGDLKEPLFGLYQLKFLNSCAKELADNKKLIRLYDLNVKEGKAPVGATFLPINGYVPVFKKEDQQDDRYLVGQKKEEKVLSLIDQIEVGAPKTFYHLAQLALEQKPAEENPEKRKFYGLPALGVLKADVDNLGAIFGCGLPEGLFTISRLSTMSRQLNNFFTIYLPYALEHEENGRFQDVYTVFAGGDDLFLIGPWNRVRELALFLREKFAAYVCENPKLHFSAGITLHKPHVPVDLMAEEAEEALNLAKGCKGKKAISMFGMAVKWQDFENLFGIEQTLANWYSQNIFTRRGLYRLNELAALAQEEALFLSSSSIPWHRLKCVKWPAFLRYFLVRMVERQVKNNWQATYQQVVGRLYTWLAQYRGSFVLALWPLLYETRKQRL